A window of Trichomycterus rosablanca isolate fTriRos1 chromosome 5, fTriRos1.hap1, whole genome shotgun sequence contains these coding sequences:
- the b3galnt2 gene encoding UDP-GalNAc:beta-1,3-N-acetylgalactosaminyltransferase 2, producing the protein MRSLSWIIFPCMIAVLVHLWWARDETAFSWGYKYTATKNLKHTILVGVLSARHHHDQREVIRNTWLGYLSNHSEFKNRVLVKFIIGKHGCGIPEEDREDPYSCTLLNITEPVAGLDVALLTMPEFLVPSDVSAVCLDFKVLHPVIITQLGVFPSGPKLNFKGNVSVKLFPVNQEEAVVTAYFTAFSPGIYVDGIWYKAVEQFILPKGFEGHLIWESQDLEGLMTINVSKIHLNTGGGVLKLGSIEEGTLPHRSAQGFPGLAGGFTFSVHDVATLKELLQSRAGRQLSHVTRLRQEDKALQEESDIYGDITFVDVVDTYRTVPAKLLQFYKWAVKNAEFNLLLKTDDDCYINVDRVLMSIDHKSLTLSNLWWGNFRQNWAVDRVGKWQELEYSSPVYPAFACGSGYVVSRDLVEWLGSNAEKLKVYQGEDVSMGIWMAAVGPQKYQDSAWLCEKECYVDMLSSPQHTLEELHSLWQHKRDCGDPCGCY; encoded by the exons CCACCAAGAACCTGAAGCATACAATTTTGGTTGGAGTTTTGTCTGCCAGGCATCACCATGATCAACGGGAAGTTATAAGGAACACATGGCTTGGGTACCTCAGCAACCACTCTGAGTTCAagaatag GGTGTTGGTAAAATTTATCATTGGCAAGCATGGCTGTGGAATACCTGAGGAAGATCGGGAAGACCCATATTCCTGCACCTTGCTAAACATCACAGAGCCAG TTGCAGGGCTTGATGTGGCCCTCTTAACCATGCCTGAGTTTTTGGTGCCATCTGATGTCTCAGCAGTATGTTTGGATTTTAAGGTCCTCCACCCTGTAATAATAACCCAGTTGGGTGTGTTTCCCAGTGGCCCAAAATTGAATTTTAAAGGAAATGTCTCAGTGAAGTTATTCCCAGTAAACCAGGAG GAGGCTGTTGTGACTGCTTACTTTACTGCATTTAGTCCAGGGATCTATGTGGATGGCATCTGGTATAAAGCTGTTGAACAGTTTATTTTGCCAAAG GGCTTTGAGGGTCATCTGATATGGGAAAGCCAAGATCTCGAAGGTCTGATGACTATCAATGTGTCCAAGATTCACCTGAACACTGGTGGAGGAGTACTTAAGTTAGGTTCT ATAGAAGAGGGCACCTTGCCTCACAGAAGTGCACAGGGTTTTCCTGGTCTAGCTGGAGGATTTACTTTCTCAGTTCATg ATGTGGCTACACTGAAAGAGCTGTTGCAAAGCCGTGCAGGCAGACAGCTCTCACACGTAACCAGGCTAAGACAGGAGGACAAAGCCCTACAAGAGGAGAGTGATATTTATGGAGACATAACTTTTGTTGATGTTGTAGACACTTACAGGACTGTGCCTGCTAAACTGCTTCAGTTTTATAAATG GGCTGTGAAGAACGCCGAGTTCAATCTGCTCCTGAAGACAGATGATGATTGCTATATCAATGTGGATAGAGTATTAATGAGCATTGATCACAAAAGCTTGACACTGAGCAATCTTTGGTGGGGAAA TTTTAGGCAGAACTGGGCTGTGGATCGTGTAGGGAAGTGGCAAGAATTGGAGTATTCTAGTCCAGTTTATCCAGCTTTTGCTTGTGGTTCTGGTTACGTGGTTTCCAGAGATCTTGTGGAGTGGCTAGGCAGCAATGCAGAGAAGCTCAAAGTTTACCAG GGAGAGGATGTGAGCATGGGAATATGGATGGCTGCAGTGGGACCTCAAAAATAtcag GATTCAGCCTGGCTGTGTGAGAAGGAATGCTATGTGGACATGTTGTCTTCACCACAGCATACACTGGAGGAGTTGCATTCTCTTTGGCAGCACAAGAGAGATTGTGGTGATCCATGTGGCTGTTACTAA
- the ggps1 gene encoding geranylgeranyl pyrophosphate synthase, protein MDNIEEAATERILLEPYKYLLQLPGKQIRTKLSQAFNHWLNVPEDKLQLITEVTEMLHNASLLIDDIEDRSKLRRGFPVAHSIYGVPSVINSANYVYFLGLEKVLMLEHPEAVRVFTRQLLELHRGQGLDIHWRDTYTCPTEAEYRCMVLRKTGGLFGLAVGLMQLFSVCRYDLKPLLDTLGLLFQIRDDYANLCSQEYGANKSFCEDLTEGKFSFPTIHAIRSQPHSTQVQNILRQRTEDEDVKRYCVDYLEKVGSFRYTRQTLCELEREAYRLIAELGGNPELEGLVEHLSHIYKDKEAASTFDCQKQ, encoded by the exons ATGGACAACATTGAGGAAGCAGCAACAGAAAGGATTTTACTAGAACCATACAAATACTTGCTACAGCTACCAG GAAAACAAATCCGAACTAAGCTGTCCCAAGCTTTTAATCACTGGCTTAATGTACCAGAGGATAAACTTCAG TTAATCACTGAGGTGACCGAGATGCTGCACAATGCCAGCCTTCTGATTGATGACATTGAGGACAGATCAAAGCTGCGACGCGGCTTCCCCGTGGCACACAGCATTTATGGTGTGCCGTCTGTTATTAACTCTGCCAACTATGTGTATTTCTTAGGCCTGGAGAAAGTACTGATGCTGGAGCATCCTGAGGCAGTGAGAGTTTTTACACGGCAGCTTCTTGAGCTACACCGGGGTCAGGGATTAGACATTCACTGGCGTGACACGTATACATGTCCAACTGAGGCAGAGTATCGTTGCATGGTTCTTCGCAAGACCGGAGGTTTATTTGGCCTGGCTGTAGGTCTGATGCAGCTCTTCTCTGTGTGCCGATATGACCTCAAACCCCTACTTGATACATTAGGCCTACTGTTTCAGATACGTGATGACTACGCCAACCTGTGCTCGCAGGAATATGGTGCCAACAAGAGCTTCTGTGAGGACTTGACTGAGGGCAAATTCTCATTTCCCACCATCCATGCGATCCGTTCACAGCCTCATAGCACACAGGTGCAGAATATCCTGCGGCAGCGTACTGAGGATGAAGATGTCAAACGTTACTGTGTAGATTATCTAGAGAAGGTGGGCTCATTTAGATACACTAGGCAGACTCTGTGTGAATTGGAAAGAGAGGCATACCGACTTATAGCTGAATTAGGGGGCAACCCAGAATTAGAGGGACTTGTTGAACATCTTAGCCACATTTACAAAGATAAAGAAGCAGCTTCGACTTTTGATTGTCAAAAACAGTAA